The following proteins come from a genomic window of Trifolium pratense cultivar HEN17-A07 linkage group LG4, ARS_RC_1.1, whole genome shotgun sequence:
- the LOC123923876 gene encoding UV-B-induced protein At3g17800, chloroplastic-like, which yields MENCLRHHYLTLKPHIGFFTKPISFSSSSSSSSSCLNIRNRVPFKKLIVKASAGASHCEYSSLNSPLLPRSQVGKFLSGVFQNHRSLFHVAVQEELKLLSDDRDAAVSRMILASDSDQALLHRRIAQIKENQCEVAVEDVMSLLIFYKFSEIRVPLVPKLSKCLYNGRLEILPSKDWELESIHTLEVLDMIKEHVTNVTGLKAKSSVTESWATTKVRQFLLARVYVASILYGYFLKSVSLRYHLERNLNLANHDVHLGHRNSLSFKDMCPYGFEEDIFGHLTNMQSIGQGLVRHEEEIEDLKCYVMRFHPGSLQRCAKLRSKEAVNLVRSYSCALFNSEGFDSAENDDVILTSFSSLKRLVLEAVAFGSFLWETEDYINNVYKLKDH from the exons ATGGAAAATTGTCTTCGCCACCACTATCTTACACTCAAACCTCACATAGGATTCTTCACAAAAccaatttctttttcttcttcatcatcatcatcatcttcttgttTGAATATTAGGAACAGAGTACCCTTCAAGAAGTTGATTGTAAAAGCGAGTGCTGGTGCTAGTCACTGTGAGTATAGTAGTTTGAACTCACCTTTGTTACCACGTTCACAAGTTGGAAAATTTCTTAGTGGGGTTTTTCAGAATCATCGTAGTCTTTTTCATGTTGCTGTTCAAGAAGAACTTAAACTTTTGTCTGATGATCGTGATGCTGCTGTTTCTCGTATGATTCTTGCTTCTGATTCCGATCAAGCCCTACTTCACAg GAGGATTGCACAAATTAAAGAGAATCAATGTGAAGTTGCTGTAGAAGATGTTATGTCCTTGCTGATATTTTACAAGTTTTCCGAAATTCGGGTACCTTTGGTTCCAAAGCTTTCAAAATGTCTTTACAATGGAAGGCTAGAGATATTGCCTTCTAAGGATTGGGAACTAGAGTCTATTCACACCTTAGAAGTTTTGGATATGATAAAGGAACATGTAACTAACGTAACCGGCTTGAAAGCAAAATCTAGTGTAACCGAGAGTTGGGCGACCACCAAAGTTCGACAATTCTTACTCGCACGCGTATACGTTGCTTCTATATTATACGGCTACTTTTTGAAATCAGTTTCCTTAAGGTACCATCTAGAAAGAAATCTAAATTTGGCAAACCATGATGTTCATCTTGGTCATAGGAATTCCCTCTCATTTAAAGATATGTGTCCTTACGGATTCGAGGAGGACATCTTTGGCCATTTGACTAACATGCAATCGATCGGGCAAGGGCTAGTTCGACACGAAGAGGAAATTGAAGACTTGAAGTGTTATGTTATGAGATTCCACCCTGGATCATTGCAGAGATGTGCTAAGTTGAGATCTAAAGAGGCTGTGAATTTGGTTAGGAGTTATAGTTGTGCACTTTTTAACAGTGAAGGGTTTGATTCAGCTGAGAATGATGATGTTATATTGACTTCATTTTCTAGTCTTAAGAGATTAGTTTTGGAAGCTGTTGCTTTTGGATCATTCTTGTGGGAAACAGAAGATTACATTAACAATGTATATAAGCTTAAGGATCATTAA
- the LOC123923880 gene encoding putative B3 domain-containing protein Os03g0621600 isoform X2, whose product MSWFNCNHYEAPLDPYPITNEEKFLNDMRVRYRTYYLECNVNHGAVKLPKMFADDFGDEIGRIANLVDAKDNHFEVLVDKIDDNVYFTRGWASVKNFYDIRTGAWVVLIYSGYSLEYLSMIGFNVQS is encoded by the exons ATGTCATGGTTTAATTGCAACCACTATGAAG CTCCATTGGATCCTTATCCTATAACCAATGAAGAAAAGTTTCTAAATGACATGAGGGTGAGGTACCGTACTTATTACTTGGAATGCAATGTTAACCAT GGTGCTGTCAAGCTTCCAAAAATGTTTGCGGACGATTTTGGAGATGAGATAGGTCGCATTGCCAATTTGGTTGATGCCAAAGACAATCATTTCGAGGTTTTAGTTGACAAGATTGATGACAATGTCTATTTCACTCGTGGTTGGGCCTCCGTCAAGAATTTTTACGACATACGTACCGGAGCTTGGGTGGTACTTATTTATTCCGGATACAGTTTGGAATATCTATCCATGATAGGCTTCAATGTCCAGTCATAG
- the LOC123923875 gene encoding mediator-associated protein 2, with product MELSIDDSKSYKPDKEFVNEAKESLLDHNLTQNTELWLLSLPPLSKDLLSDINGQELSLKLHENGTVASFEGASGKAYGFVSLASMEPEETVFISSATDVKVAGKISRRVSIVHYPDAEELKKISKTDAKQAYNSMAETTPYFPMKSNVRNSRASASKSSRLKSSLSELAEKSEVNKSNGRPVRGLSRGHSSGVSAVSSEHSHGGKSKKRKQTE from the exons ATGGAATTGTCGATCGATGATTCAAAGAGTTACAAACCTGACAAGGAATTTGTAAACGAAGCTAAGGAATCACTCCTTGATCATAACTTGACTCAAAATACCGAGCTTTGGCTCCTTAGTTTGCCACCCCTTTCCAAG GATTTGTTATCTGACATTAACGGGCAGGAACTGTCTCTCAAACTTCATGAGAATGGAACCGTGGCCAGTTTTGAAGGCGCATCTG GGAAAGCATATGGTTTTGTCAGCCTTGCTTCCATGGAGCCCGAGGAAACAGTTTTTATTTCCTCTGCTACAGATGTGAAAGTtg CCGGAAAGATCTCACGCCGGGTTTCTATTGTCCATTACCCTGATGCTGAAGAACTCAAAAAGATTAGTAAAACTGATGCAAAACAAGCTTACAATTCTATGGCCGAGACTACCCCATATTTTCCTATGAAAAGTAATGTAAGGAATTCACGTGCATCAGCATCTAAAAGTAGCAGACTGAAGAGCTCATTATCCGAACTTGCTGAAAAATCTGAAGTGAACAAATCTAATGGAAGACCTGTGCGGGGATTATCCCGTGGTCACAGCTCTGGCGTTTCCGCAGTGTCTTCTGAACATTCTCATGGAGgaaaatcaaagaaaagaaaacagacGGAGTAA
- the LOC123923881 gene encoding uncharacterized protein LOC123923881 has protein sequence MRALGLLFCLSVLLFFFIRVRYITGMEITYPFKTPPYKLVLEKPFQEATSSGHIPYFVLPKVFSHRLEKTLTTPDVQTGTLTLYWRGFCQNALPNEETQLRIIDWLGNTWNQCDLRFDNTPYMSCKISGD, from the exons ATGCGGGCGCTTGGATTACTCTTTTGTTTATcagtccttttgtttttttttatcagagtGCGGTACATAACAGGCATGGAGATTACATATCCTTTTAAGACTCCTCCATACAAACTCGTGTTGGAAAAACCTTTCCAAGAAGCAACTTCAAGTGGACATATTCCATATTTTGTTCTCCCAAAAGTCTTTTCACATAGACTTGAAAAGACCTTGACTACTCCTGATGTCCAAACCGGTACTTTG acACTTTATTGGAGGGGATTCTGTCAAAATGCACTACCTAATGAGGAGACTCAGCTTAGGATAATTGATTGGCTTGGTAATACATGGAACCAGTGTGATCTTAGGTTTGACAATACTCCCTATATGAGCTGCAAGATCTCGGGTGACTAG
- the LOC123923879 gene encoding serine/threonine-protein kinase MHK, with the protein MERYKILKELGDGSCGHVYKAHDMRTFEIVAVKRLKRKFCFWEEYTNLREVKALRKMNHPNIIKLREVVKENNELFFIFEYMDCNLYQLIKEREKPFSEEEIRCFMKQVLQGLSHVHKKGFFHRDLKPENLLVTNDVIKIADFGLARELSSMPPYTQYVSTRWYRAPEVLLQSLCYTPAVDMWAIGAILAELFTLTPIFPGESEIDQLYKIYCILGMPDSTCFTIGANNSRRLDFVGHEVVPPMKLSDIIPNASTEAIDLITQLLSWDPSRRPDADQSLQHPFFHVDTRVPHSLSDPFELKLSNKRAKPNLELKLHDFGPDPDDCFLGLTLAVKPSVSNLDVVQNASRGMGKNMLFCSDFNDHSDQPVFWTLLSPDQNGVHNPAETSLSLSFGSVQHQPIGVPQTTGFSFQPLQPNILTTPFLTLSSPYQRGHCL; encoded by the exons atggaaag gtataaaattttgaaagagcTTGGAGATGGTTCTTGCGGTCATGTATATAAAGCCCATGATATGAGAACTTTTGAGATT GTTGCTGTCAAAAGGTTGAAAAGAAAGTTTTGCTTTTGGGAAGAATACACAAATTTAAGAGAAGTTAAG GCCCTTCGTAAAATGAATCACCCAAATATCATAAAGTTGAGAGAGGTTGTTAAAGAAAATAACGAactgtttttcatttttgaatacatg GATTGTAATctttatcaattaataaaagagagagaaaaacccTTTTCAGAGGAAGAGATACGATGCTTTATGAAGCAAGTGCTCCAAGGACTTAGTCACGTGCACAAGAAAGGATTCTTTCATCGGGATTTAAAACCTG AAAATTTGCTGGTGACAAATGATGTTATTAAAATTGCTGATTTTGGACTGGCTAGAGAATTATCATCAATGCCTCCATATACTCAATATGTTTCCACACGGTG GTACCGGGCACCTGAAGTTTTGTTGCAGTCCCTGTGTTATACTCCTGCTGTAG ACATGTGGGCTATTGGTGCTATATTAGCGGAGCTTTTTACTTTGACCCCCATATTTCCTGGTGAAAG TGAAATAGATCAACTGTACAAAATATACTGCATTCTTGGTATGCCAGATTCAACTTGTTTCACCATAGGTGCAAACAACTCTAGGCGATTGGACTTTGTTGGTCATGAAGTT GTTCCACCTATGAAGCTTTCTGATATCATTCCAAATGCTAGCACGGAAGCTATAGATTTGATCACA CAATTGTTGTCGTGGGACCCATCAAGAAGGCCAGATGCGGATCAGTCACTGCAACATCCTTTTTTCCAT GTGGATACAAGGGTTCCTCATTCACTCAGTGATCCATTTGAGCTGAAGCTGAGTAACAAAA GGGCAAAGCCAAATCTTGAGCTGAAACTGCATGATTTTGGCCCTGATCCCGATGATTGTTTTCTTGGCTTGACGTTGGCTGTAAAGCCCAGTGTTTCAAACTTGG ATGTGGTTCAAAATGCATCGCGGGGTATGGGAAAG AATATGCTATTTTGCTCGGATTTTAATGATCATTCAGACCAACCAG TTTTTTGGACATTATTATCTCCTGATCAGAATGGAGTTCACAACCCAGCAGAGACTTCATTATCATTGTCATTTGG ATCTGTTCAACATCAGCCAATTGGAGTTCCACAGACAACAGGGTTTTCTTTTCAACCTTTGCAGCCTAACATCTTAACTACACCATTTTTGACATTGTCTTCTCCGTACCAGCGTGGACATTGCCTTTGA
- the LOC123922734 gene encoding uncharacterized protein LOC123922734, whose product MSLTTRWGTDVKYPFHDPPYKHMLVTTGTNSRIGTSTNLRTSSNVLVLPRSFVRTYLKKLTLYDVQSGILVLPWYGFGEFAFAFTFNELVLVDHTGCRYPCHMQFGVDSEGELACKVFGRWMDFCKKHCLAEGQKIRFAVNEPTRNFVIVYTLILAIQVTVSICWLDVNLADASDYKSP is encoded by the exons ATGA GCCTTACAACAAGATGGGGTACTGATGTTAAGTATCCTTTCCATGATCCTCCATACAAGCATATGTTGGTTACCACTGGGACTAATTCTAGGATTGGGACATCTACAAACCTCAGAACTTCATCTAATGTTCTTGTACTGCCAAGGTCTTTTGTTCGTACCTATCTTAAGAAGCTGACATTATATGATGTCCAGTCTGGAATTTTG GTTTTGCCCTGGTATGGCTTTGGTGAATTTGCCTTCGCATTTACTTTCAATGAATTGGTTCTGGTCGATCACACCGGTTGTCGATATCCATGCCACATGCAGTTTGGCGTGGACTCTGAGGGCGAGCTGGCTTGTAAGGTTTTTGGTCGCTGGATGGATTTCTGCAAGAAACATTGCTTGGCAGAGGGCCAGAAGATTCGTTTTGCTGTTAACGAACCTACCCGGAATTTTGTGAT TGTATACACTTTGATTCTTGCTATACAAGTTACCGTATCAATCTGTTGGTTGGATGTTAATCTAGCAGATGCATCTGACTATAAATCACCATAA
- the LOC123923880 gene encoding putative B3 domain-containing protein Os03g0621600 isoform X1, with product MSNNNLETTIALQSLRAPLDPYPITNEEKFLNDMRVRYRTYYLECNVNHGAVKLPKMFADDFGDEIGRIANLVDAKDNHFEVLVDKIDDNVYFTRGWASVKNFYDIRTGAWVVLIYSGYSLEYLSMIGFNVQS from the exons ATGTCAAACAACAATCTTGAAACCACCATTGCCTTGCAATCTTTGAGAG CTCCATTGGATCCTTATCCTATAACCAATGAAGAAAAGTTTCTAAATGACATGAGGGTGAGGTACCGTACTTATTACTTGGAATGCAATGTTAACCAT GGTGCTGTCAAGCTTCCAAAAATGTTTGCGGACGATTTTGGAGATGAGATAGGTCGCATTGCCAATTTGGTTGATGCCAAAGACAATCATTTCGAGGTTTTAGTTGACAAGATTGATGACAATGTCTATTTCACTCGTGGTTGGGCCTCCGTCAAGAATTTTTACGACATACGTACCGGAGCTTGGGTGGTACTTATTTATTCCGGATACAGTTTGGAATATCTATCCATGATAGGCTTCAATGTCCAGTCATAG